ACTGTAACTCAACTTCGTAGTTGtataataactaaaaataataaaaataaaataactaactaGCTGCATAATTTCGTATAACTAAAAATGCAGCAAAAGCTAACCCTTACTTTACAAAAATGTGAAGACAACCCAACTAAAAACTGAATGCCTTATGTGCACCCTCTAAGAGTAAGAGATCCGAAAGGGCCTTTACACGCATGTACCTGGTCTCTATTGAACAGCTACCAACGGAGTACATTATTTCATATGCATGatgatattattattttactattaaTATGATCAAAGCCTAATAATGGTTGTTAGTAAGCCATCGATAATAGGCTTCTCGCTAACTTTGCTAATTCTCCATATATTTATCGACagacaacatacatgtacatgtactttaaaaCATGTAGATCGTAACACTGCTATAGCTTGTTTTGAATAAAGTGTTGCAGTAAAGGTGATGAAACCTCCATAGACACAGATAGTCCGATGAATGCCTGACATTTGCGCAATGTATTACATAGATGACAATTATATGCAAAGCAATTAAAAAAAGGATTGAATTGGGTGAGTGACTGTCCTGTTTAAAGCTAAAATTGATATTGATTGAATATATACTGTGTCAATTCTAACGGCAAGCAAATTCAGAACAAGACGAAAATTTTTTGAATCTGTGAACAAGGAGGTATAATATTGTAGAAGGTAGACACCTTAACAAAGTAAATTATCCGTTCCgagaaagtttatgttataggggTTTGATGTCTATGAAGCTTAAATCATGTGCAAATTGCCTAATCCTTTCCAAGATCTTTACAAACTTACTCCTTTggcatttgaaaaaaataattaaatatgccATAAAACTTAATTTGAGCACCATAgtactctatttttcaactctttcccTATCGTGGCATTTTagtagaggtgacattcaaatagagggtggtgcTATATTTTTCGACTAACTCACCAAAATTTTAGAAAGATAAGTTTAACCTTTTTGCGGGCAAACGATGATAATGTCGCTTATATATTTCACACACTCTTTTGGGAGGAGCAACATTGATGCAGCATTTATGTTGAACCGTTTTCCATATACATTGAAGTATCCGACTGagttgaacaaggaactactttagTAGAGCAATTTAGCAGagaacagttattaattattttgatggcgtcgctttcaagattttaaataaaaatggttaCGCTTTGGTGTTACGCTTTGAAAACGGACTTTCATGTGCCATAACATTGGCTGTAATTATGTCGTATGGTGTTCCCAAAAAGTATTTACATTCATCGCTCATCGAAACGCTGTAAAGTCTTCAGGTCAGATAGTAAACCACCTTATGGATAAATCCAAAGTCAATAGATCAcatttagaccttagtgattTCGAATCAGAGAGTAATTTTGATGATTGTCACAATTGATCTTCTCAAATACACCTTCACTAAAACAGCGGCAACCACTACAGTAATAACGGAAGAatgaattgttattgatgtaacccaTCAtaattattagtaccattttatggacacttttctactgatcacttgctattatgagtttgtaaaaatcaaagaatgccAAAGTAGCAATCAAAAAAGTGTTCAATTAAAAGATAGCGCTATATTTTTCAAGCATTTTCATATACGCAGTGGTGTTCTATTACaggtggtgttcaaatgaaggtggcattcaaataaaggtttcaaGGTAATTTCTTAATTTAGTTACTATACAgcaactgtggtattattggtttgtatcgacaactttctCCTTTGTTTTGTCATCACTCACGCTTGGTTTAAAGTCcatgattacggtaattttacGTTTAGTTAGGGGAATGCACATCTTTaatatcaatttaaacagatttgCGTACACTTTTTTTCTTCACAGCAAAGTCtatgctgcaaagaaaaaatattgtccatgtctaaaataaagtgaaacaaaaatatatctttaccataataagagCGGCCTCTGTCTGTCCGCTTGTCCAAAGCGGGCAGACAGAGGCCGCAGAGGACAAAGTTAGGGTTAGAGGTTggaataaaacattatttttctCTCTAAAGTGCGGCATAATAAGAACAATacttttaaggctaactatgggaAGCCTGTaagtcaaatcaaatttgagaacctACTATGACTTGACGCTTTACGTAATATGAAATTTGTTATGGAATACAATGCataaacttcacataaattcttcaGTAGAATTCAAGCACAAGCAGGTTTACGTTATAAGCGCGTCTACTGTGTAGGAGTGATatctgcaactagcaaaaaGAACACCTTTTAAATGCTTAAAATGGGATAGTAAAATTTTCAGTagccaataaaataatacatcataTGAAGAaaaaaatcgaaataaaaaagaaatgatcACTATTATCTACTTTATGCACCTCATCTCTATTGAGAAGTAGTTACCTTGTTTGTAGCCAGTATGATAAAGGAGAATGCATATAAGAAATGAGTGACAAAAATTAACTCTTGCAAACATGCTGGAATAACCAAGTATAACACTCCTTTTTCGTCCCAATTTTCAACATCAAAAGTTTAGGGAACGTTATATGTTGCAAAGATCAATTTGCAAATCGAACTTTTGTGTAAGAAGAAATAAAATGGcgtaattaattttattggtaTTTCATCAATCAGTATCTTATGAAAAGGTCTTTAAAAGTGCACAAATCTAAGAGTATAAGCAGTCGAAAGATCTACTAACGTACTATATTTTTCAGGCTATAAGATGCACCGGATTATAAGACGCagcatatatgtattatatttatatctataatatatttatattatatatttatatataatatatttatatatattatatttatattatagggGGCGGTAAGTGAACATAGGTAAGTTGtgttattattctattattgttTATTCAACTAATTAACAATATCTCTCAACGATGTTCAGTTGCAGGCTAATAAAAGAATACGAAACCATTGTTCATTCTTGTATTTTTTGTGCGAGCGCACACACACGCTCAAAAAATCAGTAAAATCACTTTTTTTCTAAATTCATATTCTTTAACCTTCATCTCTAGTGTCTCACGATTTCCAACTCCCTCAGAGCCAATCTTGCTGACTACCGCTGTCATCGTCCTGTTCAGTAAAAACTTGATCGACACAGAAGAACGATACCTTAGCCCAGCCATGATCCATTGGCAAATAATGGCCGAACTCACCAGATGCTCCACATATAATCACAGGACCTGAGGGAGCGTTACACTCGGTATGTCAAAAAAGACCAGTTTTCCGATTTGAAAGTGGGGAGTATTATACTTGAGTAagcattatacatacatatacatgatgGGTGAATACAAGTAAATATGAATCCTATGAATGACAGCGTTTTAATAACCTAACAAATTATATTATGCTGTTTTAAACATACACGGGCTATATAACAAATTAGTTTAACACAACCACGACATAAGAAGAATCTTGTTACCATGTCAGAGGCTTGAAAAAGAAAGAGCAAGTGATGAGAGTTGAAAGCAAACGAACTAGCCAGTATTCGTGCTCAACAAACCAGATGAAGTTTTACTTACTTTTTCAAGGTCTTCATTCGGAAGATCAAGGGCATCGCTGtgtgcaaataaatcttttaaaatatcaatatttgACTGCACGTCCTGCAGATTGTCACTGAATTGAGTTTTAAATGTTCTGGGGTTAGGCGATGATGCCGTTTTATCCGGTATAGTAATTACTACGTTATTAATGTTATCATCAGGCCCCATTAGTGTAACTGTACTGGGTATGATCTGCTGGTCTTCCTCCTGAAAACCAACAAAGATGCAAACAATCTAATtatattgatttaatttttcaattaatATTTCTAACCAAATTAAACAGTTTCAAGGTCTTAAATTACAATCAGATGTTACATGACACTCATGGCAGTCGGATAAAACCAGTTACTAAGGGGAATGCATGACATACTCAAGACATTCAGCTTAGTAGGTAACATGCAACTGCTATGTAAAATCTGCAGTAATAGGCTGCACTATAAATTGCTGAATAATTGTACgcatagttattctctgtgctttatcagctCACCTGATGACCTCCCATTATACTTTGAGACAGTCACGGCACTAGCCTCTACGATAGTAACAGCCATGCCCATCCGAAGCCAGAAGcaaaggttaggataaaatattgcttctgACAAAATTCAAAATCCTGATATTCAGCTTACCAGATTACACTCTTAACACCGAGACTATTTCAGAATAGTAATgcgcatacttattctctgtgctttactGGCATGcttgacgatctctcacggcacacctaACTGCCATGGGAACTAGTTGGTACTAGTTTAAGCAGTATATACTACTTACCTATCGTTATCGTAGTTTGAGATCAGGAAGATGTGGACAGATTGATTATTATAGCAGCGACATGACAGGATCAATTCTTTAAATAATAAGGCAAGCTGTCTAGTACATAGTCAGTAAAGTAGTAGTAAAGTAGTGAATGTAATGCAAAAACAAGAAAGCCTGAAATTGGTGATGGTAAAAATGATAGGGGAGACaactaaaaatagaatataataaataacaaataagAACAGAACCATAAATAAGCTATGTTAATGTGAAGTTCAACTAGTAAGAGTTAGACTAACTCTGTATCTCCACTGCTACCTACACACCATTAATTTCTCACGTCACCAAACCAATGCCTCAATTTGCCTGCCTTCAATAGCAAATGAAAATGCAATAAAAACCTCTTGATAGGTTATCACTGCTTAGTCTCTTGCAAGCAATTTAGTGTTTGCATTCACCTTGCATTTATAATAACTAGTAATAAACGTTAAGTATTTAAGTTCTGGAACAAGTTAAACGAAATACAATGTATTCTAGAAAGAATGTCAGATCAGACACGattgttttgttataaaaaacaaacttcGGAGTAAATTAACTCTGCGTGTTGAAGTTTGACTGTACGTTATATTCACATATTAACATACTGAACACTTGAtggaataaaattaaattttcctAATTAGTTTGTCATCATTTGAAAGATTGAAAAAGAGCGGGACTGAAAGAATTATATGCAATAACTATTACCTAACACAGAATGCTACATACTTTACAGGAACTACTTTAGTAAAGCATATTAGCAGagtacagttattaattattttgatggcatagcttacaaggttttaaaagaaaatggCTACGCTTTGGTGTTAGAACACGGACTTTGATACGCCATATCACTGGCTGCAATTACGTTGTATGGTGTTTCTGAGAAGTATTTCCATTCATCGCTCATCAAAACGCTTTAAAGTCTACAGGTCAGTTTGTAAACCACAGTATGGACTAATCCGAAGTCAATAGATCAGATTTAATTTTTTCGAGTCAGAGTGTaattctgatgattgtgacaatCGATCTTCTCAAGTACACCTGAGAAGGTGTGCTATCTATTATTAATGCCAAAATTTGATGTTATTGAAGATTACGAGGTGATCGTCTGGTTGTGCAGTCGAGTGGCAACCTATCAAGGCTCCAACATACACTTAGATCTATCTGCTGCTGCAGAGTAACTAAAATGAGTAAAACTTACTGAAGGTGTTGCATCATCAGTGATGTCACGAATTGTCATAGCATTGTTAGCCGATGTTTCATAACCAGTGTTTGATAGCTCATCCTCCTGCACATAGACATATGGTTACCATACATggcacaaaaatataaaaatgaatacATGACAAAAATAGGTGCAAAATAACAAAGCAATAAGGGACAAAAATTAATAcaacaatatgtatatattcagtTCTTGGCGTAACGAAAACATCTGAACTATCGTTATTGATATACTCGATACTCTCTGACGGTACCGGAAATCAAAATATTGGTATTCAAAGCTTACAACACTTGGGAAGGTATGTCAAAAGGACTAGCTGATAACCAATGTGATGCAAGGATGTTTGATAGATGCAACAATACCTAATCCGATATAGTCATAACGCTGAGCAAACTAGTCACCTATTACCGATGAACTTCCACAAActattagtaaattttatcagaaagtatcggtattttttatcatttggatttgttttttatgtttgaggtgatctgactgccaggatgtttcaagattaaaatcgataaaacttgatcacgattaaaacgcTGAGAAGAAAACTACGTGAAAATAGCTTTTTTTGCTTAAAATAGCTCAAAAACAAATacttcgtttttgagcttttaagggcttgtaatcacatttccacatatttggcacctacaacacaacagagtaagccatggtgaatcttttgatactaaataactgtaatgtgaattttgttgcaagtcaacctttaagggttAAGTCAACATTAGCACAATTTGTTAAACAAAGTCCAATTAAGTATATGCCAAAGTagcattttttgatttaaaatggcTTAAGatatttcttttaaatatttagaCGCAATTTAAATATCTGCATTAACAACATTACCGAGTAAAGTCCATGACAAGTACCTGTAACATGCTGTTATCACCCGAACTAGACAGCGTAGCACCTTTGGGTATCTTAGCGCTAGGACCAACAGGCAACATGGGAAGTTTACGCTTTCCTCCACCCCTGCACTTGCCGGCAACAGCCGTTATGAAGTGTAACAACTGCAAAACAATTCATACCTCAATAAGCAGCAAAGCAGAATCTTCTTGAGAGTCAGACTGGGGTGCATACTGACCACAATAATGAGTGCATTAAAGAGTTgagttgcaaaatattttagatttgagaatattttatgtaaaaacattGCTATAGTTATTCGTTACAATAGATAACGTATAACATTAACTCAGTATTGTTCCATTAAACACAACACAGAAGCACACATTAAACATACATTTTTGTCCCTTCTCACAACACAGAAGCTAAATATCCCATTCAGCTTCTGTGTTGTGAGAAGGAACTTTTAATacaattaaacatttttataattggTGGCTGTATTCGTTAAAACGCGCTATTTTTGTTTCAGAGAAGTATGGTTGAATGCACTACCAATTATCATTTGCACCTCTGTTTACGTATAGTCTCGAACCCAACAATTTTCTGACAATGTACAATCATTAAACTTTAACAAGTGCTTTTGGTGGAAAAGAAACGATGCACCAAAAACATTGGGAGAAATCATATTACAGACAACTGTTTAAAACGCACTGGTTAATGACAACGTCAACTTGAATCTAAATGGCAGAGAGGCAGAGTACCTTGTTGATGACAAGCTGCTGTTGAGTGTGTTGGTACCTCAGTTTAGCCACATCCTGCCATAACCTGCTGTTTTCTTTCTTTATCACGTTCAGCTGTTGGCTGTAGCTGTCTTGAGCATCCTTGAGATCACGAATTTCAACTAGTACATCTGGTACAATGGCTGGTTGTAATGAACCATATTCGGTAAGCTTGTCTTTGAGAGCTGCACCCTATTGAGGTAAATCAGCATTTGAGATGAATGGTACTTTGGACCACACATACAAATATCATAAACACACCCAATGCCTGTTGCGAGGTTGGCTCGGCTAATTTTGTTTCATGCACCAGTTTCACAGCTTTGAAGAATGCTATTAACTATGAAGAAAATATCACCAAAACATCCTAATGCTACAGACAAGTCTTTGGAGCTTATCTGACGTTTAGTAAAAGCTATAAGGGTTCATTCAAGCAAACCACTACTTGCGCTAGGATGTCATTGAATGTAGCAAAACTACAGGATTGGTAGTCTTCCTAGCACAGCCTTCCATGAAATGGTAAGAATAGACTAATGTTGGATACAATAATTTAGATtctttatacagtcaaacttcgcCATACAAAACCAATCTGCTACGATATTTCCTTTCTATGTCAAAACTTTGGTATGTTGTAGTAAATAATCCTACCAGAATGTGTTGCCTTTTGATTCATTGAGCCCCACAAACAATGACAAATACTTCAAGAAATTAACTAcctatagtatcaaaacaaatGCATTGTGTAAAACTATGTTGAAAACTAAATGTAAAAGCGTAAGttgcatataaaaataaaataaagatacatttttatgttattttggcTGAGAGAAATGTGAATGGAAGTGCTGGTTCGGTGGTAGAGTGATTGATAGAAATACTCCAGCTTATgctagatatagtttaaattAAATCCATTGAGTTAATTTATATtcaatgtttattatttttacattttattcctAAGCTTTTTAAGGTCGACCAGCTTTTTACTCTTACTTATAAACCTGGGTTAAGAAAATTTGGAAGCCATTATAAGTCTAGATTTGGCTgtggaaaaaaatttaaaaatagaaatgatGATTTTTGTATACTACTATCATCGTTTCAGCAGtttcaaaaaaaaaaattttcttagtCATATCTTGCCGATTACAAAACTTGCTTAGCATGTAGTAAGTAACTAGCCTTTCTTGGTTGCTACATAAAATAACGAGTGATTCGGTTGTCAAAAAGGAATGGCTTGATATTGGTGAATAACCCTAAAACCAATTGTAGCAGAAGACATGCTGGTGGTAGATTTTTCACTCCATGATGCAATTGTCAAGAGACCAATGagtttataaaataacttaGAACACTAACAAAactgttcaataaaaataacaatatatctgAGCAAACTAAATTGGTAACaataaattgtaaataaaaacaaaaactatcaattttttaaagaagtttATAGAAAGCAAGCCAACCGCGAATGcggtcaaacaacttttaatctACAGCGATACCTGTTTCTTAAAATACATTTGACAATGCTACTGTATTATTTTAATCTGTACTCACAGCCTTGTCAGCTTTCACattctaaaaacaaaaacactggAATAAATTTGACAAGATACTTGAGGAAGTCTTATTATATCCATCGCTTATTCTATCACCACTAGTTCATGCAACGCATATGTTATCAGTGAAGACATtgataaatgaataaaaaagacTCATccttaaaataaaataaccaaAAACCCTTCACaactcaaataaaaattatcATCCTGCAACTCTGTTTACCTTTCGTTTTATATGTTCCATAAGAGCAGGGTTGTCTCGTACAAAGTATGGATTGTGGAATTCCATGTCATCTCGTGTAAGAAGCCCACCTTGGTCTATGTTAGTAATTTTCTTAAAGCCATCTATGAGAAGTCAAAGGAAATTATGATAGTAATAACCAAACATTTATGAAAATGATGCAACACATGTTATATAGAAAACATGAAAGTGAACAGATATCCTGCGAGCAAGCTTACAAAATTTTTAACCTCCAAATCAAACAACAGGCTCTATAAAAGCATGACGATTTTAAAGCTAGCATTCAAGTTATTTGGTCTAttgatgaaaaattaaaatacatgtacttgaagTGTTATACACACTAAAATTGTGTAACTACACTATGTGATTCAGTATCactctaaaaaaattaaagatatTACTTACACATGTTCAACTGTCTGATAAAACTAGCTAAGTTGTTGTGCTTGAAATACTGTGGCAGGACCTCCTTTGCAAACCTCGTCTGATCAAATATAATGAAACTGTCACCATCCTGtagaattacaaaataaaaacacgTAACACTTGGAAAGACTACTAATCACAATGCTTAACACAAGCAACAACTGTTCCAGATTTAGATAGGCCCTATTAACCTAGAGGCGAAATAAGCTAGCAAATTAGTATTGCAGCgataaaaaaaaaaacaaatcttTCACGACTTGTACTGACAGACTACTGGTATACTAATTCCAATAGCAACATGTTAAAATGACCGATACCTTAAACAGAACAAAATGAAACTATTTCGTTAATTAGTCATCTTGCACTACGACTCACGTACATTGTTGTTGAGATTCCAGCAGATTAAATCATTGTTTGTAGGGTCATCCAGTAGATTTCTCACTTTCAAAAGAAACGCAGGTATTACATTGGTTTGTGATGGATTTGTTGAAGGAAGCTGTAATTTTATCGGTGGGTTCATCTTGACAAAAACTTCGTCTGTGATTTTGCGTTTTCTTAAATGCTCGCCAAGGGACTGTATTGGAAATTTGACGACGGGATTACTCATGTTTGTTTTGTATAGTAGAGACGTTTTTGGAGCTGTGAACGAAAAGACAATTCTAAATATTGCCGATAAACCAGcgttaaaaattaatattttactagAGTTGTCTTTTACTGCTACACAACCTGGTATGCGATTAAACTATTAGTTTGGAAAAACAGAACAAAAATGTCGTACGCATGCGTATATACGATAAGTAGCTTACGAGCTTTGTAACtagctattttatatttatcgGGCCGTGTACGGTACTTTATGACGAAAGAGTGCCTGAGATTTTGGATTTAAAGTCGAAATTGCTGTCAATTTCTATAGAGCTCAAGCTATAACAGAAATGGCAGCCTCCAAGCGCAAGCGTGATGCAGTCACTCAGGTTTTGAAACAAAACACCTTTGATCATAAATCAAATGGCATAGCTGGACCAAAACAATTGGATTCAAACGAAAAACTTGTAAGATATGCTTCTAGCAAGTAGTAGTTTTAAAATTCGAATATCTTTCAATGGCTATTAAGTCTCaatgtattttataaaacttggGTGCTCCATATCTATATTTCTAGTCTGTCCCATTACCATTTTCTCAACAGCAGCGAGTTGTCAAAATAGTTTCTAAGagagtttgaaaagattttcTTTACTGTTGACAATTTGGTCTGTGATGCCGAGTTACAGCACTGATCAAAATTACCGTAATCTATGTTTGTAAACTTGTAATAGCGCTGCATCAAGTGTATCTCTGAGACAATGGAAACTCTAAATCCCTATGTGTAAGTGGAGTGCTTCAGGAGGAAATAGTATGCTACAGCGTTATTACATTCT
The genomic region above belongs to Watersipora subatra chromosome 1, tzWatSuba1.1, whole genome shotgun sequence and contains:
- the LOC137405699 gene encoding heat shock factor protein 1-like isoform X3, with product MNPPIKLQLPSTNPSQTNVIPAFLLKVRNLLDDPTNNDLICWNLNNNDGDSFIIFDQTRFAKEVLPQYFKHNNLASFIRQLNMYGFKKITNIDQGGLLTRDDMEFHNPYFVRDNPALMEHIKRKNVKADKAGAALKDKLTEYGSLQPAIVPDVLVEIRDLKDAQDSYSQQLNVIKKENSRLWQDVAKLRYQHTQQQLVINKLLHFITAVAGKCRGGGKRKLPMLPVGPSAKIPKGATLSSSGDNSMLQEDELSNTGYETSANNAMTIRDITDDATPSEEDQQIIPSTVTLMGPDDNINNVVITIPDKTASSPNPRTFKTQFSDNLQDVQSNIDILKDLFAHSDALDLPNEDLEKAGIADLIQPITGSQPMSGYQNEPNDFEGLMNELANASQGEELSALDDLMYPLNNDAEEEPRNSTVVSSHDLD
- the LOC137405699 gene encoding heat shock factor protein 1-like isoform X2; translated protein: MNPPIKLQLPSTNPSQTNVIPAFLLKVRNLLDDPTNNDLICWNLNNNDGDSFIIFDQTRFAKEVLPQYFKHNNLASFIRQLNMYGFKKITNIDQGGLLTRDDMEFHNPYFVRDNPALMEHIKRKGAALKDKLTEYGSLQPAIVPDVLVEIRDLKDAQDSYSQQLNVIKKENSRLWQDVAKLRYQHTQQQLVINKLLHFITAVAGKCRGGGKRKLPMLPVGPSAKIPKGATLSSSGDNSMLQEDELSNTGYETSANNAMTIRDITDDATPSEEDQQIIPSTVTLMGPDDNINNVVITIPDKTASSPNPRTFKTQFSDNLQDVQSNIDILKDLFAHSDALDLPNEDLEKLFDGNFDTPTQMQQNLNDAGIADLIQPITGSQPMSGYQNEPNDFEGLMNELANASQGEELSALDDLMYPLNNDAEEEPRNSTVVSSHDLD
- the LOC137405699 gene encoding heat shock factor protein 4-like isoform X1; this translates as MNPPIKLQLPSTNPSQTNVIPAFLLKVRNLLDDPTNNDLICWNLNNNDGDSFIIFDQTRFAKEVLPQYFKHNNLASFIRQLNMYGFKKITNIDQGGLLTRDDMEFHNPYFVRDNPALMEHIKRKNVKADKAGAALKDKLTEYGSLQPAIVPDVLVEIRDLKDAQDSYSQQLNVIKKENSRLWQDVAKLRYQHTQQQLVINKLLHFITAVAGKCRGGGKRKLPMLPVGPSAKIPKGATLSSSGDNSMLQEDELSNTGYETSANNAMTIRDITDDATPSEEDQQIIPSTVTLMGPDDNINNVVITIPDKTASSPNPRTFKTQFSDNLQDVQSNIDILKDLFAHSDALDLPNEDLEKLFDGNFDTPTQMQQNLNDAGIADLIQPITGSQPMSGYQNEPNDFEGLMNELANASQGEELSALDDLMYPLNNDAEEEPRNSTVVSSHDLD